In Ilumatobacter fluminis, the following proteins share a genomic window:
- a CDS encoding alpha/beta hydrolase, translating into MATTQRTVELTTADGHALAADLALPDDPVASLVVCHPHPLYGGSRFNPVVEAIFTRAAAAGVAVVRFDFRREHGSGIAERADVVAAIDEMARHGDGPTFVAGYSFGAAVALTTVDARIAGLVAVAPPLAMFEVESPTVPTLVIAPRHDQITDVATVTETVTSWPTAELEVLPSADHFLAGHTGQVGDLTVAALAAWLSDRS; encoded by the coding sequence ATGGCCACCACGCAGCGCACGGTCGAGCTCACCACAGCCGACGGCCACGCCCTCGCCGCCGATCTGGCACTCCCCGACGACCCGGTGGCGTCGCTCGTCGTCTGCCACCCGCACCCGCTCTACGGCGGCAGCCGCTTCAACCCGGTCGTCGAGGCGATCTTCACCCGTGCCGCCGCAGCCGGCGTCGCGGTGGTGCGCTTCGACTTCCGTCGCGAGCACGGGAGCGGCATCGCCGAGCGCGCCGATGTGGTCGCCGCGATCGACGAGATGGCACGGCACGGCGACGGGCCGACGTTCGTCGCGGGCTACTCGTTCGGGGCGGCGGTGGCGCTCACCACGGTCGACGCGCGCATCGCCGGCCTGGTCGCGGTCGCTCCTCCACTCGCCATGTTCGAGGTCGAATCACCGACCGTGCCGACGCTCGTGATCGCGCCGCGCCACGATCAGATCACCGACGTCGCGACCGTCACCGAGACCGTCACGTCGTGGCCGACCGCCGAGCTCGAGGTGCTGCCCTCGGCCGATCACTTCCTCGCCGGTCACACCGGCCAGGTCGGCGACCTGACCGTTGCGGCCCTCGCTGCGTGGCTCAGTGATCGGAGCTGA
- a CDS encoding VOC family protein yields the protein MSEPVITVGSVVINVLDYERQKAFWGAVLGAEPAQEFAPHFLWFRPQHEGGISVALQTVDEATEGTRRLHLDGSVPDIEAAKAKILELGGAVVADRETNGFRWCTLTDPEGNEFCISSDH from the coding sequence ATGAGCGAACCCGTGATCACGGTCGGCAGCGTCGTCATCAACGTGCTCGACTACGAACGGCAGAAGGCCTTCTGGGGCGCCGTGCTCGGCGCCGAACCGGCGCAGGAGTTCGCGCCGCACTTCCTCTGGTTCCGGCCCCAACACGAGGGCGGCATCTCCGTGGCGCTGCAGACGGTCGACGAGGCCACGGAAGGGACCCGCCGTCTGCACCTCGACGGCTCGGTGCCCGACATCGAAGCGGCGAAGGCGAAGATCCTCGAGCTCGGTGGCGCCGTCGTCGCCGACCGGGAGACGAACGGATTCCGCTGGTGCACCCTCACCGACCCCGAGGGCAACGAGTTCTGCATCAGCTCCGATCACTGA
- a CDS encoding DUF7507 domain-containing protein, which produces MTHTTPRRRPAVAIVAALMLLITGIALPAGAAHAGEPTLVKSLAQTQPFANEDGTFPSGSIVTYEVSIGCNAPGDCNGFELHDLAPSYTDVDGDPAVFEFVSASPGGVGPSFEVDTSDPSDIVFTFPNGFAAGTSANLQISFEIPAGVTPDLTTATNTAVWGEFDGDGNPLPNTVIDTQDVTARARTSFDVTKTGPARVAPNEPVVFTVALCGDNPDDPYYGPLNGSVEGATLTDEIPEGFVVVDAGGGVDNGDGTVTWLLGDVQVGVDECIERSITLEYPADAPLPAPIETSNVVVAGGTFPPGSDGNPGGDEFPFVVDNREPGDPTIDKAAGRPFVDLDLNDGTNGDDGDSFSSYYLRPENEGEGVIFDAVLTDPLPGQFTMTELRTGTWPAGPTGPNGDGQVEFVVTLQDATTISLFADGASSQTITVPAPDTNPAEFVEVRYGDLPAGWIQDNGSGRTDLYGYFIDPGRDGGDGNDFDTTPVIPVVNTATLSGTVLDPVTGAPLPASDSDSATINIESPQPHVAIFKDVTATGNNFGNGVFPSSDTTTTTLTWRLRVQNHWTATADYPDPVIMDVVPTLSQNLLAEGGLSAPYDFTVSAPDGVTCPATPVDGGTVPNAGTGLDDSVLRWECAGDLERNRTITITFKTDVEAGTPPQSVLNRNFTTTNALTDDAGGQYFSVWDNGNFFGTWQDDVDDLDGDGETDDRIRADLASIEVLDFVFLTSQKEVRGGPDATCADGFPPAGEDNTTYGSERCTRPGDTVDYRMTVVNEGNTDVINVMVMDIFPYVGDTFVVPNQNTGAVSPRGSQFDTNLTGPVTSPDPNVVIEYTTERQPCRYDDFYPAFAGNAEVPGCAEAAWSTTPPSPISSAAAIRISYVDDATGEPGVLALGESFQLEWPMRASVAAVPGDVATNAFGWSAQSATSNTVNTAAPPPVDITVAELGDHFVGDQVWYDADYDGVQDEAPLVGVPQVPVAIFLDNNGNGVLDADDLFVDETVTDSSTGVEGQYLFSALPEGDYFIAFAPPSDWVVSPAFEGGDSAADSNGTEEPAFPTGLWDPAAVNGPLYDDVFVSDMVTLGPDNPSADNPNDLTIDLGLWRPDPSISIEKATNAIDVDAPTAADDADSPTGKYIPEGEDVVWSYVVTNTGNTVLENVVVTDDAGTPADPSDDLSTTAGTITCPVATLAIGESTTCTSTTPAPAEAGQYDNTADVVGDPVLPDIPWSEESYADLVRLDGSPFFDGDGNVVPVVDDDPSHYFGAVATIDIEKSTNDVPADAVGTDPAGPIVPTLDPVTWTYVVTIPAPGNVALADVTIVDDNGTPADTSDDITTDEMTFVGGDADGDGLLDVDETWTFEADAPNGAILGIYENSADVIGTPVEPDGTPIVNPDGTPMEQPVDDDPSHYYGIAVPAIDIEKSTNDVPADLPGSDPAGPEILAGSDVYWTYVIANTGNVDLEVTSFTDDQIGTIATCEEDAIDTVFPTVIAPGASVTCTAREAGGADLGQYVNTADVTGTPLDGDGEVITENQTPDGPIPVEPPSDDDPSNYLGVGEPGIAIDKVTSGFLWDADLSDFVEVAAGDGITVSPAQEVTWIYTVTNTGDFALADVAVVDDNGTVGDESDDLSTEAGTIVFVDGDVDGDGLLDVDEVWVYRATGASALGTYENLADTVGTATDPEGNPIVDQDGENPFVDDEGNSTIVDDDPSGYVAVGEPGIAIDKVTAGYLWDRDLGELVEVPAGDGITVSPGREVTWIYTVTNTGDFALADVAVVDDNGTVGDESDDLSTEAGTIVFVDGDVDGDGLLDVDEVWVYRATGASALGTYENLADTVGTATDPEGNPMVDQDGENPFVDDEGNSTIVDDDPSGYVAVADPSIDIEKTTNGFQADDPAGDQADPNNTVPYVLLDQPIVWEYVITNTGDVDLFVTGFGDDRIDGVDAQCTEGTIFPVTLTPGTSITCTVEGVSEAQAGDLYVNVSDVEGIAVDPAGDPIVDQDGVYPFVDDEGTSIIVDDDPSAYYGASPAIDLEKATNGQDADTGTGPFVALGGSVTWTYVVTNTGNTDLADLAVVDSVEGDVCTIEFLAIGESTTCELALEDGSTLVGQYENTGNVTGQPVDQQGNPIIDPVTGEPEPPIGDSDPSHYFGAEPAIDVEKSTNGVDADEAPGPVVPIGDVVVWEYVVTNTGNVALTNVVVTDDLEGEICVIDLLLVGASETCELTSFATVDGQYANVADVVGTPSFPVDPDGDPEDPTNYTPIVDPDTDQPIDDVVDDDPSHYTGAVASIDIEKSTNGEDADEAPGPEVDDQSEVVWEYVVTNTGAVALVDVIVTDDREGFVCELALLLPGEVATCELVGVADESDYANVGSVVGTPATPIDPTGDPTDPTNYEPIPGASPVFDDDPSHYDRVNLIGQSPVPPTTLPRTGSDVTGTMLQWALAAVGLGAVGLLLARRRRPAAA; this is translated from the coding sequence ATGACACACACCACCCCACGACGACGGCCCGCCGTAGCCATCGTCGCTGCGCTGATGCTCCTGATCACCGGCATCGCCCTGCCGGCCGGAGCCGCCCACGCTGGCGAGCCGACGCTCGTCAAGTCGTTGGCGCAGACCCAGCCCTTCGCGAACGAGGACGGCACGTTCCCCAGCGGCTCGATCGTCACCTACGAGGTGTCGATCGGCTGCAACGCACCCGGTGACTGCAACGGGTTCGAGTTGCACGATCTGGCGCCGTCCTACACCGACGTCGACGGCGACCCTGCCGTGTTCGAGTTCGTCTCGGCGTCGCCCGGCGGCGTCGGACCGTCGTTCGAGGTCGACACGAGCGACCCGTCCGACATCGTGTTCACGTTCCCGAACGGTTTCGCCGCCGGCACCTCGGCCAACCTCCAGATCTCGTTCGAGATCCCGGCCGGTGTCACGCCCGACCTCACCACGGCCACGAACACGGCGGTGTGGGGTGAGTTCGACGGCGACGGCAACCCGCTGCCCAACACGGTGATCGACACCCAGGACGTCACGGCCCGCGCCCGGACGTCGTTCGACGTGACGAAGACGGGTCCGGCCCGCGTCGCGCCGAACGAGCCGGTCGTGTTCACCGTTGCCCTGTGCGGCGACAACCCGGACGACCCGTACTACGGCCCACTGAACGGCAGCGTCGAGGGAGCGACCCTCACCGACGAGATCCCCGAGGGGTTCGTCGTGGTCGACGCCGGTGGTGGTGTCGACAACGGCGACGGCACCGTCACGTGGTTGCTCGGCGACGTCCAGGTGGGCGTCGACGAGTGCATCGAACGCTCGATCACCCTCGAGTACCCGGCGGACGCGCCGCTCCCGGCGCCGATCGAGACCAGCAACGTCGTTGTCGCCGGCGGCACCTTCCCGCCGGGGAGCGACGGCAATCCCGGCGGTGACGAGTTCCCGTTCGTCGTCGACAACCGTGAACCCGGCGACCCGACGATCGACAAGGCGGCGGGTCGTCCGTTCGTCGACCTCGACCTGAACGACGGCACCAACGGCGACGACGGCGACAGCTTCTCGTCGTATTACCTCCGCCCCGAGAACGAGGGCGAGGGCGTGATCTTCGACGCCGTGCTCACCGATCCGCTCCCCGGACAGTTCACGATGACCGAGCTGCGCACCGGAACGTGGCCCGCCGGGCCGACCGGCCCGAACGGCGACGGACAGGTCGAGTTCGTCGTCACGCTGCAGGACGCCACGACGATCTCGCTGTTCGCCGACGGAGCGTCGAGCCAGACGATCACCGTTCCCGCCCCCGACACGAACCCGGCCGAGTTCGTGGAGGTTCGCTACGGCGACCTGCCCGCCGGCTGGATTCAGGACAACGGCAGTGGGCGCACCGACCTCTACGGCTACTTCATCGACCCGGGCCGCGACGGCGGCGACGGCAACGACTTCGACACCACGCCCGTGATCCCGGTCGTGAACACGGCGACGCTCTCTGGCACGGTGCTCGACCCGGTGACGGGCGCCCCGCTGCCTGCGTCCGACTCCGACAGTGCGACCATCAACATCGAGAGCCCCCAGCCGCACGTTGCGATCTTCAAGGACGTCACGGCGACCGGGAACAACTTCGGCAACGGCGTCTTCCCGTCGAGCGACACGACCACGACGACGTTGACGTGGCGCCTGCGCGTGCAGAACCACTGGACGGCCACGGCCGACTATCCGGACCCCGTGATCATGGATGTCGTCCCGACGCTCTCCCAGAACCTCCTCGCTGAGGGCGGCCTCTCGGCGCCGTACGACTTCACCGTGTCGGCGCCGGACGGTGTGACGTGCCCGGCGACCCCGGTCGACGGCGGCACCGTGCCCAACGCTGGGACGGGTCTCGACGACTCGGTCCTGCGGTGGGAATGCGCCGGCGATCTCGAGCGCAACCGCACCATCACCATCACCTTCAAGACCGATGTGGAGGCGGGCACCCCGCCCCAGAGCGTCCTCAACCGCAACTTCACGACGACCAACGCACTCACCGACGACGCCGGCGGCCAGTACTTCTCGGTCTGGGACAACGGCAACTTCTTCGGCACGTGGCAGGACGACGTGGACGACCTCGACGGCGACGGCGAGACCGACGACCGCATCCGCGCCGACCTGGCCTCGATCGAGGTGCTCGACTTCGTGTTCCTCACCTCACAGAAGGAGGTGCGAGGTGGACCCGACGCGACCTGTGCCGACGGCTTCCCACCCGCCGGCGAGGACAACACGACCTACGGCTCGGAGCGTTGCACCCGACCCGGCGACACGGTCGACTACCGCATGACGGTGGTCAACGAGGGCAACACCGACGTGATCAACGTGATGGTGATGGACATCTTCCCGTACGTCGGCGACACCTTCGTCGTGCCGAACCAGAACACCGGCGCCGTGTCGCCCCGTGGTTCGCAGTTCGACACCAACCTCACCGGCCCGGTCACCAGCCCCGATCCGAACGTGGTGATCGAGTACACAACCGAGCGTCAACCGTGCCGCTACGACGACTTCTACCCGGCCTTCGCCGGCAACGCCGAGGTGCCCGGGTGCGCCGAGGCGGCGTGGTCCACCACGCCGCCGTCGCCGATCTCGAGCGCAGCCGCGATCCGTATCTCGTATGTCGACGATGCGACCGGTGAACCGGGCGTGCTCGCGCTCGGCGAGTCGTTCCAGCTCGAGTGGCCGATGCGGGCATCCGTCGCCGCCGTTCCGGGCGACGTCGCCACCAACGCGTTCGGCTGGTCGGCGCAGTCGGCGACCTCGAACACGGTGAACACGGCAGCGCCGCCGCCCGTCGACATCACGGTCGCCGAACTCGGCGACCACTTCGTCGGTGACCAGGTCTGGTACGACGCCGACTACGACGGCGTGCAGGATGAGGCCCCGCTCGTCGGCGTGCCCCAGGTGCCCGTCGCGATCTTCCTCGACAACAACGGCAACGGCGTGCTCGACGCCGACGACCTGTTCGTCGACGAGACCGTCACCGACTCGTCGACGGGCGTCGAAGGTCAGTACCTGTTCTCGGCGCTTCCCGAGGGCGACTACTTCATCGCGTTCGCGCCGCCGAGTGACTGGGTCGTGAGCCCTGCGTTCGAGGGCGGCGACAGCGCTGCCGACTCGAATGGGACCGAAGAACCTGCGTTCCCGACCGGTCTCTGGGATCCGGCAGCCGTCAACGGGCCGCTGTACGACGACGTGTTCGTCAGCGACATGGTCACGCTCGGACCCGACAACCCGTCGGCCGACAACCCGAACGATCTCACGATCGACCTCGGCCTCTGGCGACCCGACCCGTCGATCTCGATCGAGAAGGCGACCAACGCCATCGACGTCGATGCGCCGACCGCCGCCGATGACGCCGACTCGCCGACGGGCAAGTACATCCCCGAAGGTGAGGACGTGGTGTGGAGCTACGTCGTCACGAACACCGGCAACACCGTGCTGGAGAACGTCGTCGTGACCGACGACGCCGGCACCCCGGCCGATCCCTCCGACGACCTGTCGACGACGGCTGGGACGATCACCTGCCCGGTCGCAACGCTCGCCATCGGCGAATCGACGACCTGTACGTCGACCACGCCGGCGCCGGCCGAAGCCGGCCAGTACGACAACACGGCCGATGTCGTCGGTGATCCGGTGCTCCCCGACATTCCGTGGAGCGAGGAGAGCTACGCCGATCTCGTCCGCCTGGACGGCTCACCGTTCTTCGACGGTGACGGCAACGTCGTCCCGGTCGTCGACGACGACCCGTCGCACTACTTCGGCGCGGTCGCCACGATCGACATCGAGAAGTCGACCAACGACGTCCCCGCCGATGCGGTCGGGACCGACCCCGCCGGGCCGATCGTCCCGACCCTCGACCCGGTCACCTGGACCTATGTGGTGACCATCCCGGCTCCGGGCAATGTCGCACTCGCCGACGTCACCATCGTCGACGACAACGGCACCCCCGCCGACACGAGCGATGACATCACGACCGACGAGATGACGTTCGTCGGCGGCGACGCCGACGGTGACGGCCTGCTCGACGTCGACGAGACGTGGACCTTCGAGGCGGATGCCCCGAACGGGGCGATCCTCGGGATCTACGAGAACTCGGCCGACGTGATCGGCACACCCGTCGAGCCCGACGGCACACCGATCGTCAACCCCGACGGCACGCCGATGGAGCAACCGGTCGACGACGATCCGTCGCACTACTACGGCATCGCCGTGCCGGCGATCGACATCGAGAAGTCGACCAACGACGTCCCGGCCGACCTGCCCGGCAGCGATCCCGCCGGCCCCGAGATCCTCGCCGGCAGCGACGTCTACTGGACGTACGTCATCGCGAACACCGGCAACGTCGACCTCGAGGTGACCTCGTTCACCGACGACCAGATCGGCACGATCGCCACGTGCGAGGAAGACGCCATCGACACGGTGTTCCCGACGGTGATCGCTCCGGGCGCGTCGGTCACGTGCACCGCGCGCGAGGCCGGCGGCGCCGACCTCGGTCAGTACGTGAACACCGCCGACGTCACCGGCACCCCGCTCGACGGCGACGGTGAGGTCATCACCGAGAACCAGACACCCGACGGCCCGATCCCGGTCGAGCCGCCGAGCGACGACGACCCGTCGAACTACCTCGGTGTCGGTGAGCCCGGTATCGCGATCGACAAGGTGACCTCGGGTTTCTTGTGGGACGCCGATCTCAGCGACTTCGTCGAAGTGGCCGCAGGTGACGGGATCACCGTCAGCCCCGCTCAGGAAGTGACGTGGATCTACACGGTGACGAACACCGGTGACTTCGCGTTGGCCGACGTGGCGGTGGTCGATGACAACGGAACCGTCGGCGACGAGTCCGATGATCTGTCGACCGAGGCCGGGACGATCGTGTTCGTCGACGGTGACGTCGATGGTGACGGTCTGCTCGATGTGGACGAGGTGTGGGTGTACCGGGCGACCGGTGCGTCGGCGCTCGGCACGTACGAGAACCTGGCCGACACGGTCGGTACGGCGACCGATCCGGAGGGCAACCCGATCGTCGATCAGGACGGGGAGAACCCGTTCGTCGACGACGAGGGCAACTCGACGATCGTCGACGACGATCCCTCCGGCTACGTCGCCGTCGGTGAGCCGGGTATCGCGATCGACAAGGTGACCGCGGGTTACCTGTGGGACCGCGATCTGGGCGAACTGGTCGAGGTGCCGGCGGGTGACGGGATCACCGTCAGCCCCGGCCGGGAGGTGACGTGGATCTACACGGTGACGAACACCGGTGACTTCGCGTTGGCCGACGTGGCGGTGGTCGATGACAACGGAACCGTCGGCGACGAGTCCGATGATCTGTCGACCGAGGCCGGGACGATCGTGTTCGTCGACGGTGACGTCGATGGTGACGGTCTGCTCGATGTGGACGAGGTGTGGGTGTACCGGGCGACCGGTGCGTCGGCGCTCGGCACCTACGAGAACCTGGCCGACACGGTCGGTACGGCGACCGATCCGGAGGGCAACCCGATGGTCGATCAGGACGGGGAGAACCCGTTCGTCGACGACGAGGGCAACTCGACGATCGTCGACGACGACCCCTCCGGCTACGTCGCCGTCGCCGACCCGTCGATCGACATCGAAAAGACCACCAATGGCTTCCAGGCCGACGACCCTGCCGGCGATCAGGCCGACCCGAACAACACGGTTCCGTACGTGTTGCTCGACCAACCCATCGTCTGGGAGTACGTGATCACCAACACCGGTGACGTCGACCTGTTCGTCACCGGCTTCGGCGACGACCGGATCGATGGCGTGGATGCCCAGTGCACCGAGGGGACGATCTTCCCGGTCACGCTGACGCCGGGAACCTCGATCACCTGCACCGTCGAGGGTGTCTCCGAGGCTCAGGCCGGCGATCTGTACGTCAACGTGTCCGACGTCGAAGGCATCGCCGTCGACCCGGCGGGTGACCCCATCGTCGACCAGGACGGGGTGTACCCCTTCGTCGACGACGAGGGCACGTCGATCATCGTCGACGACGACCCGAGCGCCTACTACGGGGCCAGCCCCGCGATCGACCTCGAGAAGGCGACCAACGGTCAGGATGCCGACACCGGCACCGGTCCGTTCGTGGCGCTCGGCGGCTCGGTCACCTGGACCTATGTCGTGACGAACACCGGCAACACCGACCTCGCCGATCTCGCCGTCGTCGACTCGGTCGAGGGCGACGTCTGCACGATCGAGTTCCTGGCCATCGGTGAGAGCACGACCTGTGAACTCGCGCTCGAGGATGGCTCGACGCTCGTCGGCCAATACGAGAACACCGGCAACGTGACCGGCCAGCCCGTCGACCAGCAGGGCAACCCGATCATCGACCCGGTCACCGGCGAGCCCGAGCCGCCGATCGGCGACTCGGACCCGTCGCACTACTTCGGTGCGGAGCCGGCGATCGACGTCGAGAAGTCGACCAACGGGGTGGACGCCGACGAGGCGCCCGGCCCGGTCGTCCCGATCGGTGACGTCGTGGTCTGGGAGTACGTCGTGACGAACACCGGCAACGTCGCCCTCACGAACGTGGTCGTCACCGACGACCTCGAAGGCGAGATCTGCGTCATCGACCTGCTGCTCGTCGGAGCCTCCGAGACGTGCGAGCTCACCTCGTTCGCCACGGTCGATGGTCAGTACGCCAACGTCGCCGACGTCGTCGGAACCCCCTCGTTCCCCGTCGACCCCGACGGCGACCCCGAGGACCCGACGAACTACACGCCGATCGTCGACCCCGACACCGATCAGCCGATCGATGACGTCGTCGACGACGACCCGAGCCACTACACCGGTGCCGTCGCGTCGATCGACATCGAGAAGTCGACGAACGGTGAGGATGCCGACGAGGCGCCCGGGCCGGAGGTCGACGATCAGTCCGAGGTCGTGTGGGAGTACGTCGTCACCAACACCGGTGCCGTTGCACTGGTCGACGTGATCGTGACCGACGACCGGGAAGGCTTCGTCTGCGAGCTGGCGTTGTTGCTCCCCGGAGAGGTCGCCACGTGCGAACTCGTCGGTGTTGCCGACGAGAGCGACTACGCCAACGTCGGTTCCGTCGTCGGAACGCCGGCGACGCCGATCGATCCGACCGGTGATCCGACCGACCCGACGAACTACGAGCCGATCCCGGGCGCGTCGCCGGTGTTCGACGACGACCCGAGTCACTACGACCGTGTGAACCTCATCGGCCAGAGCCCGGTGCCACCGACGACGCTGCCCCGGACCGGCTCCGACGTCACTGGCACCATGCTCCAGTGGGCGCTCGCAGCCGTCGGTCTCGGCGCCGTGGGCCTCCTGCTGGCCCGCCGCCGCCGGCCCGCAGCGGCGTGA
- a CDS encoding ATP-binding cassette domain-containing protein, with the protein MNAWTLAWRVSQHDRRTFWAGEGLFVLFFVFPVGIGWVLGRAFDAVEAGDVDAAVWWVVALVVLEIGRMATIHAAALVWTRVWLQMQTFLRANLLTAQVASGGVEAGQPVGSAGEAVTHFRDDAEDVARFVDGMVDVSAGLVFTVLAGIVMGLTDLAAALILIVPLVVVGVATKALDSRIKQYRVADREATAAVTGLVGDMMAAATTVKANDATEPLLDRLDDLVERRRTTAVRDRVLEECLEAFTRGVADVGLALVLLVGAGSLAAGTFSVGDVALFTAYLGWLGFLPRMMGRALARQKQAAVAFERMRHLVADGDVRRTVTPRHLPIKIGDERVRPAVERPERVPLDRLDVVGLSARYPGGGGVTEIDLSVGRGEFVVVTGEIGAGKSTLLRAILGLAWQADVTGDVRWNGDTLDDRAAFLVPPNAAFLPQVPQLVSDSLAENIAFGDADLDEIRRALSLAMLGDDVNGWADREDTVIGPRGLRLSGGQRQRLAGARAVVHRPELVVLDDVSSALDVETELQLWQNLADAGLTVLAVSHRAVAFERADRVVRLERGRTTPA; encoded by the coding sequence ATGAACGCCTGGACGCTCGCATGGCGCGTGAGCCAGCACGATCGCCGCACGTTCTGGGCCGGCGAAGGCCTGTTCGTGCTGTTCTTCGTCTTCCCGGTCGGCATCGGCTGGGTGCTCGGACGCGCCTTCGACGCCGTGGAGGCCGGCGACGTCGACGCAGCGGTGTGGTGGGTCGTCGCGCTGGTGGTCCTCGAGATCGGGCGGATGGCGACCATCCACGCCGCCGCCCTCGTCTGGACCCGGGTGTGGCTGCAGATGCAGACCTTCCTGCGTGCCAACCTGCTCACTGCGCAGGTGGCGAGCGGCGGCGTCGAAGCGGGGCAACCCGTCGGCTCGGCGGGGGAGGCCGTCACCCACTTCCGTGACGACGCCGAGGACGTGGCTCGCTTCGTCGACGGCATGGTCGACGTGTCGGCGGGCCTCGTGTTCACGGTCCTCGCCGGGATCGTGATGGGGCTCACCGACCTGGCGGCTGCGTTGATCCTGATCGTGCCGCTCGTCGTCGTCGGTGTGGCGACCAAGGCACTCGACAGTCGCATCAAGCAGTACCGGGTCGCCGACCGAGAGGCCACCGCTGCGGTGACCGGGCTCGTCGGCGACATGATGGCGGCGGCGACGACCGTGAAAGCGAACGACGCGACCGAGCCGCTGCTCGATCGTCTGGACGATCTGGTGGAGCGGCGCCGCACCACCGCCGTGCGAGATCGCGTGCTCGAGGAGTGCCTCGAGGCGTTCACCCGCGGCGTCGCCGACGTCGGGTTGGCACTGGTGCTGCTCGTCGGTGCCGGCTCGCTGGCGGCCGGAACCTTCAGCGTGGGCGATGTCGCACTGTTCACCGCGTACCTCGGTTGGCTCGGCTTCCTGCCGCGGATGATGGGCCGAGCGCTGGCCCGCCAGAAGCAGGCGGCCGTCGCATTCGAGCGGATGCGTCATCTCGTCGCCGACGGCGACGTGCGCCGCACGGTCACCCCTCGCCACCTTCCGATCAAGATCGGCGACGAACGGGTACGACCCGCGGTCGAACGGCCCGAGCGCGTGCCGCTCGACCGACTCGACGTCGTCGGCCTGTCGGCCCGGTACCCGGGCGGTGGCGGCGTGACCGAGATCGACCTGTCGGTCGGCAGGGGCGAGTTCGTCGTCGTGACCGGTGAGATCGGTGCCGGCAAGAGCACCCTGCTGCGAGCGATCCTGGGCCTTGCCTGGCAGGCCGACGTGACCGGTGACGTTCGATGGAACGGTGACACCCTCGACGATCGGGCAGCGTTCCTCGTCCCGCCGAACGCCGCGTTCTTGCCCCAGGTCCCACAGCTCGTGTCCGACTCGCTCGCCGAGAACATCGCGTTCGGCGACGCCGACCTCGACGAGATCCGTCGCGCCCTGTCGTTGGCGATGCTGGGCGACGACGTGAACGGCTGGGCCGATCGCGAAGACACCGTGATCGGCCCTCGCGGGCTCCGTCTGAGCGGGGGACAGCGGCAGCGGCTCGCCGGGGCACGCGCCGTCGTCCACCGACCCGAGCTGGTGGTGCTCGACGACGTGTCGAGCGCGCTCGACGTCGAGACCGAACTCCAGCTCTGGCAGAACCTGGCCGACGCCGGACTCACGGTGCTCGCGGTCTCGCACCGAGCGGTTGCGTTCGAACGTGCCGATCGCGTCGTCCGTCTCGAGCGCGGTCGAACCACTCCGGCCTGA